The proteins below come from a single Aegilops tauschii subsp. strangulata cultivar AL8/78 chromosome 6, Aet v6.0, whole genome shotgun sequence genomic window:
- the LOC109756644 gene encoding uncharacterized protein: protein MAMQMSAARGVEVEFLSDPVDRFPLPDLAAAQPLVAYEMYKSMECEPAESSIDDVRDAPVNSNCDAIALSAVASEHSTGKDTPEAPGWRKRMRVGSSSSERHPCADRMTALEATLRSYAEKKN from the exons ATGGCGATGCAGATGTCGGCCGCCAGAGGTGTTGAAGTCGAGTTTTTGTCAGATCCCGTCGACAG ATTTCCACTGCCAGATCTCGCTGCCGCACAGCCCTTGGTTGCTTACGAGATGTACAAATCCATGGAGTGTGAGCCTGCTGAGTCCAGCATTGATGATGTGCGAGACGCTCCGGTCAACAGTAATTGCGATGCGATTGCCTTGTCTGCAGTAGCATCTGAGCATTCTACGGGCAAAGACACCCCTGAAGCCCCAGGCTGGAGGAAGAG AATGCGAGTCGGAAGTTCATCTAGCGAGCGCCACCCATGCGCTGACAGGATGACTGCTTTGGAAGCAACACTAAGAAGCTATGCAGAGAAAAAAAACTGA